One part of the Acinetobacter sp. XS-4 genome encodes these proteins:
- a CDS encoding copper resistance system multicopper oxidase, which produces MSHKTISSLVAVFGLLVSPWTLAAIKEYHLNINEQQVNVTGQPLKRITVNGKFTAPLLEFEEGDEAVIHVHNQLKNQDTSLHWHGLLLPGLMDGVPGFNGFKGIAPNGDFVYRFKVKQNGTYWYHAHSKGQEQDGLYGPLVIYPKGKIPVAAHEKTDRDYVVMLSDFHHSSSDSIMKNLKKSPEYYQNRRETVSDVLKQVKTQGLKATWQDRSMWNQMRMLKTDMSDVTGYTFLVNGKTPQQNWTGNFKAGDKVRLRFINASAMSFFDVRIPNLKMTVVSADGQPVKPVAIDEFRIGTAETYDVIVEPKQPNYQIEAESIDRSGFAIGTLHNENTQAVGAVQMPQPRPRSLLTMDDMGMSHGNGASDEHTGHQMNMQHDMSAMPEMKKEESQTNHDHTMMNMSHDMKNMSSSEHDHSMMQMKHDMSAMPEMKHDMQAMPSSEHNHAMMNMKHEMPTQSENKPTKDEPVYGWANASTPAGMKALQYGDLQSLTPQPDTRAPERELVIRLGGNMERYIWTINGKKFSEAEPLQVKYGERIRLKFVNDSMMAHPMHLHGMFMQLENGQQAENLPNKHTVIVPPGKTVTALLTADALGEWAIHCHLLYHMSAGMMNKLIVAQVNDGAVDASQAPVQSENEKGASHAHH; this is translated from the coding sequence ATGTCTCATAAAACAATTAGCAGCCTCGTCGCTGTATTTGGTCTATTGGTTTCACCATGGACTCTCGCGGCAATTAAGGAATATCACCTTAATATTAATGAACAACAGGTCAATGTTACCGGTCAGCCGCTCAAACGAATTACGGTAAATGGAAAATTTACAGCACCACTCCTTGAGTTTGAGGAAGGGGATGAGGCTGTTATTCATGTTCATAACCAGTTAAAGAATCAAGATACCTCTTTACACTGGCATGGGTTGTTACTGCCAGGGTTAATGGATGGCGTACCGGGTTTCAATGGTTTTAAAGGAATCGCGCCAAACGGAGATTTTGTTTACCGCTTTAAGGTGAAACAAAACGGTACATATTGGTATCACGCCCATAGCAAAGGCCAAGAGCAAGATGGTTTATATGGGCCACTCGTGATTTACCCGAAAGGGAAAATACCCGTAGCTGCACATGAAAAAACGGATCGTGATTATGTGGTGATGCTTTCAGATTTTCATCATTCTTCTAGCGATAGCATTATGAAGAATTTGAAAAAATCTCCTGAGTATTATCAAAACCGCCGTGAAACCGTATCTGATGTTTTGAAGCAAGTTAAAACACAAGGCTTAAAAGCAACTTGGCAAGATCGTTCGATGTGGAATCAGATGCGGATGTTAAAAACCGATATGTCTGATGTGACGGGTTATACATTCTTAGTTAATGGCAAGACACCACAGCAAAACTGGACAGGTAATTTTAAAGCTGGAGATAAGGTTCGATTACGATTTATTAACGCATCGGCAATGTCATTTTTTGATGTCAGAATTCCAAATTTGAAAATGACAGTTGTAAGTGCAGATGGGCAGCCAGTCAAACCTGTTGCAATTGACGAGTTTCGTATTGGCACAGCCGAAACCTACGATGTCATTGTAGAGCCTAAACAGCCAAATTATCAGATTGAAGCCGAGTCTATTGACCGCAGTGGTTTCGCTATCGGTACTTTGCACAATGAAAATACGCAAGCTGTGGGGGCTGTTCAAATGCCGCAGCCACGTCCACGTTCTTTGCTAACCATGGATGATATGGGCATGAGTCATGGCAATGGGGCAAGTGATGAACATACTGGCCATCAAATGAACATGCAACATGACATGTCGGCTATGCCTGAAATGAAAAAAGAAGAGAGCCAGACTAATCATGATCACACAATGATGAACATGAGCCATGACATGAAAAATATGTCATCTAGCGAACATGATCATTCCATGATGCAAATGAAGCATGACATGTCAGCGATGCCTGAAATGAAGCATGATATGCAGGCAATGCCATCGAGTGAACATAACCACGCTATGATGAATATGAAGCATGAGATGCCAACTCAATCTGAGAATAAGCCTACAAAGGATGAGCCCGTTTATGGCTGGGCAAATGCTTCGACGCCAGCGGGTATGAAAGCACTGCAATATGGTGATTTGCAATCTTTAACACCTCAGCCAGACACACGTGCGCCAGAACGAGAGCTTGTTATTCGTTTAGGCGGCAACATGGAGCGTTATATCTGGACCATTAATGGCAAGAAATTTAGCGAAGCTGAGCCATTGCAAGTTAAGTATGGCGAACGTATTCGCTTGAAGTTCGTGAATGACAGCATGATGGCTCATCCAATGCATTTACATGGCATGTTCATGCAATTGGAAAATGGTCAGCAAGCTGAAAACTTGCCAAATAAACATACCGTTATTGTTCCACCAGGAAAGACAGTTACTGCATTATTAACAGCCGATGCTTTAGGAGAATGGGCGATTCATTGCCATCTGCTTTATCACATGAGTGCAGGGATGATGAATAAGTTGATTGTGGCTCAAGTGAATGATGGAGCAGTAGATGCATCTCAAGCACCTGTTCAATCTGAAAATGAGAAAGGAGCGAGTCATGCGCATCACTAA
- a CDS encoding Cof-type HAD-IIB family hydrolase — MTIKILAVDMDGTFLNSKKQYNKARFLKQYEQLKQNNIHFVVASGNQLAKLITYFPEISHEIAFIAENGAHVVDAGQEIAFAHLSQKQYIEILKAIDPTYTSTMVICGKQSAYVHSSMNAEDYAKVARYFEKLTVIDDFYALDDLVCKITFTAQENDSFAIFEHFQKQSFVTDKVLVPVSSGFGFIDLILPDQHKAHGLKLLLQKWQVESDQVVAIGDNNNDIQMIKAVGYGFAVENAVEALKAVAPYTTVSNEQEGALEVIDLVLQHQPPFA; from the coding sequence ATGACGATAAAAATTTTAGCGGTAGATATGGATGGGACTTTTCTTAATTCTAAGAAGCAGTACAACAAAGCACGTTTTTTAAAACAGTACGAACAACTCAAACAAAATAATATTCATTTTGTGGTTGCCAGTGGTAACCAACTCGCAAAGCTGATTACCTATTTTCCAGAAATTAGTCATGAAATTGCTTTTATTGCAGAAAATGGCGCGCATGTTGTAGATGCAGGGCAAGAAATAGCTTTTGCTCATTTAAGTCAGAAACAATACATTGAGATTTTAAAAGCGATTGATCCTACATATACCTCAACCATGGTGATCTGTGGAAAACAGAGTGCTTATGTACATAGCAGCATGAATGCAGAGGACTATGCCAAAGTCGCTCGATACTTTGAAAAGCTAACAGTTATTGATGACTTTTATGCACTAGATGACTTGGTGTGTAAAATTACTTTTACTGCTCAGGAAAATGATAGCTTTGCAATTTTTGAACATTTTCAGAAGCAAAGTTTTGTGACTGATAAAGTCTTAGTGCCTGTTTCAAGTGGTTTTGGTTTTATTGATTTGATTCTTCCAGATCAGCATAAAGCCCATGGTTTGAAGCTATTGCTACAAAAATGGCAGGTTGAATCTGATCAAGTGGTTGCGATTGGTGATAATAATAATGATATTCAGATGATTAAAGCTGTCGGCTATGGATTTGCGGTTGAAAATGCAGTTGAAGCTTTGAAAGCCGTAGCCCCTTATACAACTGTAAGTAATGAACAAGAAGGTGCACTAGAAGTGATTGATTTAGTCCTTCAGCATCAACCACCATTTGCTTAA
- the rpe gene encoding ribulose-phosphate 3-epimerase has product MSKPYLIAPSILSADFARLGEDVDKVLAAGADVVHFDVMDNHYVPNLTFGAGVCKALKNYGITAPVDVHLMVSPVDRIIGDFLEAGADIITFHPEASHHIDRSLQLIKSGGAKAGLVFNPATPLHYLDYVLDKVDQILLMSVNPGFGGQKFIPMTLEKLREARKIIDASGRDIRLEVDGGVGPANIREIAEAGADMFVAGSAIFGQPDYKVVIDQMRAELAKVGSVDA; this is encoded by the coding sequence ATGTCCAAGCCTTATTTGATTGCTCCTTCTATTTTATCTGCTGACTTTGCTCGTTTAGGTGAAGATGTAGACAAAGTTTTAGCCGCGGGTGCAGATGTGGTGCATTTTGATGTGATGGATAATCACTACGTTCCAAATTTAACTTTTGGTGCTGGTGTATGTAAGGCTTTAAAAAATTATGGGATTACAGCTCCTGTTGACGTGCATCTAATGGTATCTCCAGTTGACCGAATTATTGGAGATTTTTTGGAAGCGGGTGCAGATATTATTACGTTCCACCCAGAAGCATCGCACCACATCGATCGTTCATTACAGTTGATTAAGTCAGGCGGTGCAAAAGCAGGTTTAGTCTTTAACCCTGCAACGCCTTTACATTATCTTGATTATGTACTTGATAAAGTTGACCAAATTTTATTAATGAGCGTAAACCCTGGTTTTGGTGGACAAAAGTTCATTCCGATGACATTAGAAAAATTGCGTGAAGCTCGTAAAATTATCGACGCGAGTGGCCGTGATATTCGTTTAGAAGTTGATGGTGGTGTTGGTCCTGCAAATATTCGTGAAATTGCAGAAGCGGGTGCAGATATGTTTGTTGCTGGTTCAGCTATTTTTGGTCAACCAGATTATAAAGTAGTCATTGATCAAATGCGTGCAGAGCTTGCGAAAGTAGGCAGTGTAGACGCTTAA
- a CDS encoding DUF2218 domain-containing protein, which translates to MKSTTHLLTNDGKRIAKRLVNHWKHKFEVQETEQDFKILMPTATITLAPATEQLNVAIDSQLDDHDHLEKVVLDHLNRMAQQEFQVEWQH; encoded by the coding sequence ATGAAAAGCACAACTCATCTATTAACAAACGATGGTAAACGTATTGCAAAACGTCTAGTTAATCATTGGAAGCACAAGTTTGAAGTACAAGAAACTGAACAAGATTTCAAAATCTTAATGCCTACAGCAACTATTACGCTTGCGCCTGCAACAGAGCAGTTAAACGTTGCTATTGATAGCCAGTTAGATGACCACGACCACTTAGAAAAAGTGGTGCTTGATCATCTAAACCGCATGGCTCAACAAGAATTTCAGGTGGAATGGCAACACTAA
- the fghA gene encoding S-formylglutathione hydrolase, with product MQLLQKNRCFEGEQHIYQFESQLLKGPAKFGVYLPPAALEGKACSTLFYLAGLTCTEGTFAIKAHAQHMAAQLSLILITPDTSPRGEQVATGDNWDLGQGAGFYINATQAPWSEHYQMESYLIDELYPLVLKSFPVNAQQVGIFGHSMGGHGALTLALKYPEKFKSVSAFSPICAPTECAWGDKAFSHYLGADRDSWLAHDATALVSKNGAVFDEILVDQGLDDQFYEQLHPEKFKQACLKAGQPLTLRQHAGYDHGYYFIQTFMDEHLQFHAIQLEKAAG from the coding sequence ATGCAACTCCTGCAAAAAAACCGCTGCTTTGAGGGCGAGCAGCATATATACCAATTTGAATCTCAGTTGTTAAAAGGACCTGCTAAGTTTGGTGTTTATTTACCACCAGCAGCTTTAGAAGGGAAAGCCTGTTCAACTTTGTTTTATCTTGCTGGGTTAACGTGTACTGAAGGAACCTTTGCCATTAAAGCACATGCGCAACATATGGCAGCACAACTAAGCCTAATATTGATTACCCCAGACACTTCTCCTCGTGGAGAACAAGTCGCAACAGGGGATAACTGGGATTTAGGCCAAGGTGCAGGCTTTTATATTAATGCCACGCAAGCGCCATGGTCTGAGCATTATCAAATGGAAAGCTATTTAATTGATGAGTTATACCCACTCGTTTTAAAAAGCTTTCCTGTAAATGCTCAACAAGTTGGTATCTTTGGACACTCAATGGGTGGCCACGGTGCATTAACTTTAGCGCTTAAATATCCTGAAAAGTTTAAGTCAGTATCTGCTTTTTCTCCAATCTGTGCACCAACTGAATGTGCATGGGGAGACAAAGCCTTTAGTCATTATTTAGGTGCAGATCGCGATAGCTGGTTGGCTCATGATGCCACAGCTTTAGTATCAAAAAATGGTGCAGTATTTGACGAAATTTTGGTTGATCAGGGATTAGATGACCAATTTTATGAACAACTTCACCCTGAAAAATTTAAGCAAGCATGTTTAAAAGCAGGACAGCCTTTAACTTTAAGACAACATGCTGGCTATGATCATGGTTATTACTTTATTCAAACCTTTATGGATGAACATTTGCAGTTTCATGCAATCCAGTTAGAAAAGGCCGCTGGCTAA
- a CDS encoding C13 family peptidase: protein MIDLKPSINFWHDFKSNQIAGMWLFLGSRRSLQIVHPSILQLIVWGILGGCTNSLYSWLVAGQIGDFNSQGLIGYALWPFIALIVGIFLSQRTNQPRLMLVPALLWLVLDTNILLIQCLIQYLGSNGYLNFIPDAIYNGILPSLFVALFVWQSLAVIWVFSRELKWPWWERALVMVATIATMVVWQLSVKDQPIWKVEDSAPTFAEDAFYAQSKLLNDSLEQVQYGEQAKSHWYFLGVAGDSYQDVFKSEVVRIKEQFDTRFGTIGRSMMLVNNPDTRTEIPIASKTSIELALRRMGQQMNRDSDVLFLYMTSHGEQNHFEIENAPLDLGQVDPKWLRETLDKSGIRWRVIVISACYSGSFIPALQSPDTLIITASAADKTSFGCNNEADYTYFGRAFFDLAMREQSSMKDSFNTAKQTVTKWEVAQGVEPSEPQWMIGKNMELMLPQLEKYLFPQQNTGSVDIAQTKTEAKNDATPAKKPLL, encoded by the coding sequence ATGATTGATCTTAAACCCTCCATTAACTTTTGGCATGATTTTAAAAGCAACCAAATTGCCGGAATGTGGCTGTTTTTGGGATCAAGACGTTCTCTACAAATTGTACATCCATCTATTCTTCAGCTGATTGTGTGGGGAATTTTAGGGGGATGTACTAACTCTCTTTATAGTTGGCTTGTCGCTGGTCAAATCGGTGATTTCAATTCACAAGGTTTAATTGGTTATGCACTTTGGCCATTCATTGCCTTAATTGTTGGTATATTTTTATCACAGCGCACCAACCAACCTCGCTTAATGCTAGTACCTGCTTTGCTATGGTTGGTTCTAGATACAAATATCTTATTAATTCAATGTTTAATTCAGTATTTAGGTTCTAACGGTTATCTCAACTTTATTCCCGATGCTATTTATAACGGAATTTTACCGAGCTTATTTGTAGCTTTGTTTGTGTGGCAAAGTTTAGCAGTAATTTGGGTTTTCTCACGCGAACTTAAGTGGCCTTGGTGGGAACGTGCACTCGTCATGGTTGCAACTATTGCAACGATGGTGGTGTGGCAACTTTCCGTAAAAGATCAACCGATTTGGAAGGTCGAAGATTCGGCTCCTACATTTGCTGAAGATGCTTTTTACGCACAAAGTAAGTTACTGAACGATTCTTTAGAGCAAGTCCAATATGGCGAACAGGCAAAAAGCCATTGGTATTTTTTAGGCGTGGCCGGTGATAGTTATCAAGATGTTTTTAAATCGGAAGTGGTCCGTATTAAAGAACAGTTTGATACACGTTTCGGAACGATTGGACGTTCGATGATGCTGGTTAATAACCCAGACACCCGTACAGAAATTCCAATTGCCTCTAAAACCAGTATCGAGTTAGCGCTACGCCGTATGGGGCAGCAAATGAACCGTGATAGTGATGTCCTATTTCTATATATGACTTCACACGGTGAACAGAATCACTTCGAAATTGAAAATGCACCATTAGATTTAGGGCAAGTAGACCCAAAATGGTTGCGAGAAACACTTGATAAATCCGGTATTCGCTGGCGTGTAATTGTCATCTCAGCTTGTTATTCAGGAAGCTTTATTCCTGCTTTACAGTCTCCGGATACTTTAATTATTACTGCATCGGCTGCTGATAAAACTTCTTTTGGATGTAATAACGAAGCTGATTATACTTATTTTGGTCGAGCTTTCTTTGATTTGGCTATGCGAGAGCAATCGTCGATGAAAGACTCGTTTAACACAGCTAAGCAAACAGTAACCAAATGGGAAGTGGCTCAAGGTGTTGAACCTTCAGAGCCTCAGTGGATGATTGGTAAAAATATGGAACTCATGCTACCTCAATTGGAAAAGTATCTATTTCCTCAGCAAAATACGGGTAGTGTGGATATTGCTCAAACGAAAACAGAGGCTAAAAACGATGCAACTCCTGCAAAAAAACCGCTGCTTTGA
- a CDS encoding class I SAM-dependent methyltransferase, with protein MHIYFEVDFQEQAQHYQAVLCSRGVTVDLQLVEKLNARFLRLNPELALCVDENGLWLSANGMKMQPDWKAEISRLKRASLKSEMIARACQLGEKPILVDATAGLGHDSLLMAYLGAQIQLVERHPILFTLLEDAKAQAEQDSFLSQFMDRIQLIFADSASYLQQLQQTAQMIDVVYLDPMFPQRDQNHQAIKKQAQVKKQMQLLHLLLPEDGEMDLGDNLLVLARKVAKRVVVKRPRHAIFLANQEPAHQWQGDACRFDAYFQ; from the coding sequence ATGCACATATATTTTGAAGTGGATTTTCAAGAACAAGCACAGCACTACCAAGCTGTGCTTTGTTCTAGAGGTGTGACTGTCGATTTGCAGTTAGTTGAAAAACTGAATGCACGTTTTTTACGTTTAAATCCTGAGTTGGCACTTTGTGTGGATGAAAACGGGCTATGGTTATCTGCAAATGGCATGAAAATGCAGCCCGACTGGAAAGCCGAGATTTCCCGTTTAAAACGTGCAAGTCTTAAATCAGAAATGATTGCTCGGGCTTGTCAGTTAGGTGAAAAACCAATACTGGTTGATGCTACAGCAGGCTTGGGGCACGATAGTTTACTCATGGCTTATTTAGGCGCACAAATACAATTGGTTGAACGCCATCCAATTTTGTTTACCTTACTTGAAGATGCAAAAGCACAAGCTGAGCAAGATAGCTTTTTAAGCCAGTTTATGGATCGGATTCAACTGATCTTTGCTGATTCTGCAAGTTATTTACAACAGTTACAGCAAACAGCTCAAATGATTGATGTGGTTTATCTAGACCCGATGTTTCCGCAGCGTGATCAGAATCACCAAGCAATCAAAAAACAAGCTCAAGTTAAAAAACAGATGCAGCTTTTACACCTACTTTTACCCGAAGATGGTGAGATGGATCTGGGGGATAATTTGCTGGTTTTGGCACGGAAAGTTGCTAAACGTGTGGTGGTTAAGCGACCACGCCATGCTATTTTCTTGGCAAATCAAGAGCCAGCTCATCAATGGCAAGGAGATGCTTGTCGTTTTGATGCGTATTTTCAGTAG
- the tsaB gene encoding tRNA (adenosine(37)-N6)-threonylcarbamoyltransferase complex dimerization subunit type 1 TsaB, with amino-acid sequence MKLLALETANEQCSISLVDETQELFFQLDTRAKAQTQTILPMIEQGLEQTGLEVAGLDAIAFSRGPGSFSGVRINAAVTQALAWSQDLPVIPVSSLQALAQAAYRLEGLKQVTAVLDARMNEVYIASYVLDEHGIMQCIDEEKLMGYEPAAAYAKHCLIGSGAKLLQADAEHQTITATAQDIASIARVCAAQKQWVEAEHALPVYLRDDAWKKIADQGKAK; translated from the coding sequence ATGAAATTGCTTGCGTTGGAAACTGCAAATGAGCAGTGTTCTATTTCATTAGTCGATGAAACCCAAGAACTGTTTTTTCAACTCGATACGCGGGCGAAAGCACAAACCCAGACCATTTTGCCCATGATCGAACAAGGGCTAGAACAAACAGGTCTTGAGGTTGCTGGTCTAGATGCGATTGCCTTTAGCCGTGGGCCGGGTTCTTTTAGTGGTGTTCGAATTAATGCAGCTGTGACTCAGGCATTGGCATGGTCACAAGATTTACCAGTTATTCCTGTTTCGAGTTTGCAAGCTTTAGCTCAAGCGGCATACCGACTTGAAGGTTTGAAACAGGTCACAGCGGTTCTCGATGCTCGTATGAACGAAGTTTACATTGCAAGTTATGTGCTAGATGAGCATGGGATTATGCAATGTATTGATGAAGAAAAATTAATGGGCTACGAGCCAGCAGCAGCTTATGCAAAACATTGTTTAATCGGTTCGGGCGCTAAGCTACTTCAAGCTGATGCAGAACATCAAACAATCACTGCAACTGCACAAGACATTGCTTCTATTGCACGTGTCTGTGCAGCGCAAAAGCAGTGGGTTGAGGCTGAACATGCTTTGCCAGTTTATTTACGTGATGATGCATGGAAAAAAATAGCAGATCAGGGTAAAGCAAAATAA
- a CDS encoding gamma carbonic anhydrase family protein — protein MYSYQGQHPKALHEPWDGWVAPTAMLIGQVELGRQVSIWFGAVVRADNCVVRIGDFSNIQENSVLHTDAGLELNIGEYVTVGHKVMLHGCMIGDNSLIGMNAVILNRAVIGKNCIIGANALIPEGKVIPDNSVVMGSPGKIVKTLDEDGAAKIRLSALHYAEHFKNYADLKEFHF, from the coding sequence ATGTATAGCTATCAAGGACAGCACCCAAAAGCCTTACATGAACCATGGGATGGCTGGGTTGCTCCAACAGCAATGCTAATTGGACAAGTAGAGTTGGGGCGTCAAGTCAGCATTTGGTTTGGAGCTGTAGTACGTGCCGATAACTGTGTAGTTCGAATTGGTGATTTCTCTAATATTCAAGAAAATTCTGTATTGCATACCGATGCTGGACTTGAGTTAAATATTGGTGAATATGTCACGGTCGGGCATAAAGTCATGCTGCATGGTTGTATGATTGGTGATAATAGTTTGATTGGTATGAATGCCGTAATTTTAAATCGGGCTGTGATTGGTAAAAATTGTATTATCGGTGCTAATGCTTTAATTCCTGAAGGGAAGGTGATTCCAGATAATTCAGTGGTGATGGGTTCACCTGGCAAAATTGTCAAAACTTTAGATGAAGATGGTGCAGCAAAAATACGCTTGAGTGCATTGCATTATGCTGAACACTTTAAAAACTATGCAGATTTAAAAGAATTCCACTTTTAA
- a CDS encoding CoA pyrophosphatase produces the protein MNGMEEHLLTQKLQQRLRFSSRIQEAQAAVLIAITNENDPKVLLTRRSIHMNNHAGEVSFPGGKRDPSDTSNIVVALREAQEETALNPFDVQLLGDLPMQRARSGLSVKPIVGLIPPEVTLIPQPTEIDRIFFVPLQELIDTRPMPYEVRYAHQSLYFPSLQIDNEIIWGLTARMLVALFKYGLGYQKDWPFLLNSPTFGMPKFSHKNK, from the coding sequence GTGAATGGTATGGAAGAGCACTTGCTAACACAAAAGTTACAGCAAAGATTGCGCTTTTCCTCCCGCATACAAGAAGCACAAGCAGCAGTACTGATTGCAATTACAAATGAAAATGATCCTAAGGTACTGCTTACACGCCGTTCAATACATATGAACAACCATGCGGGGGAAGTTTCTTTTCCAGGTGGAAAGCGTGACCCTAGTGATACCAGTAATATTGTGGTGGCCTTAAGAGAAGCTCAGGAAGAGACAGCTTTAAACCCTTTTGATGTGCAGTTACTCGGCGATTTGCCAATGCAACGTGCAAGAAGTGGTTTGTCTGTAAAACCGATTGTTGGGCTTATTCCTCCAGAGGTGACTTTAATCCCTCAACCTACCGAAATTGATCGAATTTTCTTTGTCCCTTTGCAAGAATTAATCGATACAAGACCCATGCCTTACGAAGTACGTTATGCCCATCAATCTTTATACTTTCCGAGTTTACAGATTGATAATGAAATTATTTGGGGTTTAACTGCTCGTATGTTAGTTGCTCTGTTTAAATATGGACTGGGTTATCAAAAAGATTGGCCATTTTTACTAAATTCCCCAACCTTTGGAATGCCAAAGTTTTCTCATAAGAATAAATGA
- a CDS encoding NUDIX hydrolase translates to MSFCVACGHKTEQKIPLGDHKVRRVCTHCGNIHYENPKVICGALALWEDKVLLCRRAIEPRYGLWTLPAGYMELFETMEQGAARETREEAEAEIEIEQLYCMYNIPRIGQIYVLFKAQLKDGIFGAGEESIESRLFEEHEIPWGELAFPSVEHTLRHYFEDRKKQVFPTHLETLGTRLDHTG, encoded by the coding sequence ATGAGTTTCTGTGTAGCGTGTGGGCATAAAACCGAACAAAAAATTCCTTTAGGTGATCATAAAGTACGCCGTGTTTGTACTCATTGTGGAAATATTCATTATGAAAACCCCAAAGTAATCTGCGGTGCCTTAGCGTTATGGGAAGACAAAGTATTACTCTGTCGTCGTGCAATTGAACCCCGTTATGGTTTATGGACTTTGCCTGCTGGCTATATGGAATTGTTCGAAACCATGGAACAAGGTGCAGCACGCGAAACTCGTGAAGAAGCAGAAGCCGAGATAGAAATAGAGCAACTCTACTGCATGTACAACATTCCTCGTATTGGCCAAATTTATGTACTTTTCAAAGCACAGCTGAAAGATGGAATTTTTGGTGCAGGTGAAGAAAGTATCGAGAGTCGCCTGTTTGAAGAGCATGAAATTCCATGGGGTGAACTTGCTTTCCCTAGTGTAGAACATACATTAAGACATTATTTTGAAGACCGTAAAAAACAAGTTTTCCCAACACATCTTGAAACTTTGGGTACGCGTTTAGATCATACGGGTTAA